The following proteins come from a genomic window of Micavibrio aeruginosavorus EPB:
- a CDS encoding extracellular catalytic domain type 1 short-chain-length polyhydroxyalkanoate depolymerase, which translates to MIRVLLGIFCVLFVLPFSAQAADGLLKQSVTVNGVERDYLIHLPAGFKPKAGPYPVVMAYHGGGGTAEGMADMTRLNDTADKYGFIAVYPEGTAPEGKNRFRTWNAGTCCGTAMEKKVDDVAYSSAIMDELRDQFRADPKRIYLTGHSNGAMMVYRLACALSERVAAVAPNAGQNVFHACPDARPMPVMHIHGTADKCALYGGGTCGGCFSDFLGGGDEGGESWECLGVRESMWRRARDYGCTRKTEITDKRRNMTCERWAGCTVYEGEVTLCSVAGGGHNWPGGATGLKLCESRPNGVLCRKWMRATGPYNDDIPLNDMMWTFFKRWERP; encoded by the coding sequence ATGATCCGTGTTTTACTTGGTATTTTCTGTGTTCTTTTTGTGTTGCCATTCAGCGCGCAAGCGGCTGATGGGTTGCTCAAACAATCCGTGACCGTGAATGGTGTGGAACGGGATTATCTCATCCACCTGCCCGCTGGATTCAAGCCAAAGGCCGGGCCCTATCCGGTCGTGATGGCGTATCATGGTGGCGGCGGCACGGCGGAGGGCATGGCGGATATGACGCGCCTGAACGATACGGCTGACAAATATGGCTTTATTGCCGTATACCCGGAAGGCACGGCGCCGGAGGGTAAAAACCGTTTTCGTACGTGGAATGCGGGCACATGTTGCGGAACCGCAATGGAGAAAAAGGTTGACGATGTGGCCTATTCATCCGCGATCATGGATGAATTGCGTGATCAGTTCCGCGCTGACCCCAAACGCATTTACCTGACCGGGCATTCCAACGGGGCGATGATGGTGTATCGTCTGGCCTGTGCCCTGTCCGAACGTGTCGCGGCGGTTGCGCCCAATGCGGGGCAGAATGTATTCCATGCCTGCCCCGATGCACGGCCCATGCCGGTGATGCACATTCATGGCACAGCGGATAAATGCGCGTTGTATGGTGGCGGAACATGCGGCGGATGTTTTTCCGATTTCCTTGGCGGCGGGGATGAAGGGGGCGAAAGTTGGGAATGTCTGGGTGTTCGTGAATCCATGTGGCGGCGGGCGCGCGATTATGGCTGTACCCGTAAAACAGAGATTACAGATAAGCGCCGGAACATGACCTGTGAACGCTGGGCTGGATGCACGGTGTATGAAGGCGAGGTGACATTGTGCAGTGTGGCCGGAGGCGGGCATAACTGGCCGGGCGGGGCCACGGGCCTGAAACTGTGCGAAAGCCGCCCGAACGGGGTTTTGTGCCGGAAATGGATGCGGGCCACAGGCCCCTATAATGACGATATTCCGTTAAACGATATGATGTGGACCTTCTTTAAACGGTGGGAACGGCCATAA
- the gcvH gene encoding glycine cleavage system protein GcvH — MSSLKFTKDHEWLKIEGDDTAVLGITDYAQNALGDLVYVELPSIGKGVKKGEHFAVVESVKTAAEVYTPVTGEIVAVNDDLSTDPELIKKSLEEGWIAKIKMTNADEMAGLMDQAAYDAFVKTL, encoded by the coding sequence ATGAGCAGTCTGAAATTTACCAAAGACCATGAATGGCTGAAAATCGAAGGTGATGATACGGCGGTGCTGGGCATTACCGATTACGCGCAGAACGCGTTGGGCGATCTGGTTTATGTTGAATTGCCGTCGATTGGTAAAGGCGTGAAGAAGGGCGAGCATTTTGCCGTTGTTGAATCCGTGAAAACCGCCGCCGAAGTGTACACGCCGGTGACCGGGGAAATCGTCGCGGTGAATGATGATTTGTCGACCGATCCGGAACTGATCAAAAAGTCTTTGGAAGAAGGCTGGATCGCCAAAATCAAAATGACCAATGCCGATGAAATGGCCGGCCTGATGGATCAGGCGGCGTATGACGCGTTTGTGAAGACTCTGTAA
- a CDS encoding NADPH-dependent FMN reductase → MTKIAIIVGSIRKDSSNLKLAKALEKLGAGRFSAIHVRIDDLPLFNQDLEGNVPASVTRLKSEIEGADGVLFITPEYNRSIPGVLKNAIDWASRPYGKNSFAGKPGAICGTSPGAIGTAVAQAHLRSVTAGFLDMAMMAQPELYLTFKEGLIDSDGNVSNPDTAKFLTGFVDRFLSHVGGTAKAKAA, encoded by the coding sequence ATGACCAAAATCGCGATTATCGTCGGCAGCATTCGTAAAGATTCGTCCAATCTGAAACTGGCCAAAGCACTGGAAAAGCTGGGCGCGGGCCGTTTTAGCGCGATTCACGTGCGGATTGATGATTTGCCGCTGTTTAACCAGGATCTGGAGGGCAACGTGCCGGCATCGGTCACGCGCCTGAAAAGTGAGATTGAGGGCGCGGATGGGGTTTTGTTTATCACCCCGGAATATAACCGCTCTATCCCCGGTGTTCTGAAAAACGCGATTGATTGGGCATCTCGTCCTTATGGCAAAAACTCGTTCGCGGGCAAGCCGGGGGCCATTTGCGGCACGTCGCCGGGTGCAATTGGTACCGCGGTGGCGCAGGCGCATTTGCGGTCTGTCACCGCCGGTTTCCTGGATATGGCGATGATGGCGCAGCCGGAGCTGTACCTGACCTTTAAAGAAGGGCTGATCGACAGTGATGGCAATGTCAGCAACCCGGATACGGCCAAGTTCCTGACAGGGTTCGTGGACCGGTTCCTGAGCCATGTTGGCGGGACCGCAAAGGCGAAGGCGGCGTAA
- the mprF gene encoding bifunctional lysylphosphatidylglycerol flippase/synthetase MprF — MGLILKNFAYSTLQHVVPLIFSILLFCGGAMLLVSAALPIVPENLKWISQVEPLTFIELSHIVSVLSGLFLLFLARGVRLRLDAAYYACIAVLAIAILALTFKGLEWKQAMMLGAMLLLFIPTRKYFNRKASLFTMQFPPEWIALIALVLALATWLGFEAYKHVEYAHDLWWRFSYREDAPRFLRMVLVTGAFIFAYGLYNIFKVARPEQSPVLSADDRARLHAIATASNDCTSFLSLMGDKAVLWSDSGKAFIMYAMTPRYWVAMGDPVGDAAEFPALLWKFRENADLHNALAVYYQVSDRHLPLYLDRGLILLKIGEEARIFLPTFHTDGGKRENQRKLRNRMHRDGYSLHIIEGAELDAAMPALRVISDSWLATKKVKEKGFSLGFFDESYIRSTRVAVVKKDGRIYAFANIWDLQNREQISLDLMRYDPEDSPPGMMEYLFLDTIFWAKDQGYQWFGLGMSPLSGLEEHALAPLWHKIGRTIYKHGEDLYNFEGLRAYKSKFDPVWRPRYIAVPPTPRIPMVLLTVARIISGGFRGMFQKR; from the coding sequence TTGGGACTAATCCTGAAAAACTTCGCGTACTCTACGTTACAACATGTTGTCCCGCTGATCTTTTCGATCTTGCTGTTCTGCGGCGGAGCCATGTTGCTTGTATCCGCCGCCCTGCCCATCGTGCCGGAAAATTTGAAATGGATCAGCCAGGTTGAACCGCTGACCTTTATCGAACTCTCCCACATTGTCAGCGTGTTGTCGGGCCTGTTCCTGCTGTTCCTTGCACGCGGGGTGCGGTTGCGGTTGGACGCGGCCTATTACGCCTGTATCGCTGTTCTGGCGATCGCCATTCTGGCCTTGACCTTTAAGGGGCTTGAATGGAAACAGGCGATGATGCTGGGCGCGATGTTGTTGCTGTTTATTCCCACGCGGAAATACTTCAACCGCAAGGCCTCGCTGTTCACCATGCAATTCCCGCCGGAATGGATCGCGTTGATTGCGCTGGTTCTGGCCTTGGCCACATGGCTGGGGTTCGAGGCGTATAAGCACGTCGAATACGCCCATGATCTGTGGTGGCGGTTTTCGTACCGCGAAGACGCGCCGCGATTCCTGCGCATGGTTCTGGTCACGGGTGCCTTTATCTTTGCCTATGGCCTGTACAATATTTTCAAGGTCGCCCGGCCCGAACAATCGCCCGTTTTATCCGCCGATGACCGCGCCCGCCTCCACGCCATTGCCACCGCATCGAACGATTGCACCAGTTTCCTGTCGCTGATGGGCGATAAAGCCGTTTTGTGGAGCGACAGCGGCAAGGCCTTTATCATGTATGCCATGACACCGCGTTACTGGGTTGCCATGGGTGATCCTGTTGGCGATGCCGCTGAATTCCCGGCCCTGTTGTGGAAGTTCCGCGAAAACGCCGATCTGCACAACGCGCTGGCCGTTTATTATCAGGTTTCCGACCGGCATTTGCCGCTCTATCTCGATCGCGGCCTGATCCTGCTGAAAATCGGGGAAGAGGCCCGTATTTTCCTGCCAACCTTCCACACCGATGGCGGCAAGCGGGAAAACCAGCGCAAATTACGCAACCGCATGCACCGCGATGGGTACAGCCTGCATATCATTGAAGGGGCCGAGCTGGACGCCGCCATGCCCGCCTTGCGCGTCATTTCGGATTCATGGCTGGCCACGAAGAAGGTCAAGGAAAAAGGCTTTTCCCTTGGCTTCTTCGATGAATCTTATATCCGCTCCACCCGTGTCGCCGTGGTGAAAAAAGACGGGCGTATTTACGCCTTTGCCAATATCTGGGATCTGCAGAACCGCGAACAAATCTCGCTCGATTTGATGCGCTATGACCCGGAAGATTCACCACCGGGCATGATGGAATATCTGTTCCTCGACACCATCTTCTGGGCCAAGGATCAGGGGTACCAATGGTTCGGGTTGGGCATGTCGCCCCTGTCCGGGTTGGAAGAACACGCCCTCGCCCCGCTGTGGCATAAAATTGGCCGCACCATCTATAAACACGGTGAAGACCTTTATAATTTCGAAGGATTGCGGGCTTATAAATCGAAATTTGATCCCGTCTGGCGTCCGCGTTATATCGCCGTGCCGCCAACACCGCGTATTCCCATGGTTTTACTGACCGTGGCCCGAATTATTTCCGGTGGATTCCGTGGGATGTTTCAAAAACGCTAA
- the hmgA gene encoding homogentisate 1,2-dioxygenase, translated as MTAHDPQYMSGFGNEFATESLPGALPVGQNSPQKPPYGLYAEQLTGAPFTAPRATNKRSWLYRILPSVCHKPYEAYKHPTLFSTPFNGTDTPSSQLRWDPHPIPAKGVDWVDSLFTVAGNGDADAWAGLAVHLYACNAAMHNRFFYNADGEMLIVPQQGTLRLKTEMGIIDCAPGEIAVIPRGIKFAVDLPTGAARGYVCENYGQPFQLPDLGPIGANGLANPRDFLTPTAWYEDKEGDYEVIAKFCGKTWRADYTHSVLNVVAWHGNYAPYKYDLKNFNTINSVSFDHPDPSIFTVLTSPSHPAGTANVDFVIFPPRWMVAENTFRPPYFHRNLMSEFMGLIFGVYDGKESEEGGEFAPGGCSLHNCMCGHGPDADVVEKASNATLNPVKLDGTLAFMFESKYTMRPTEQALKSKTLQKEYYKAWATIPKLFTGSK; from the coding sequence ATGACCGCACACGACCCGCAATACATGTCCGGTTTTGGCAATGAATTCGCAACGGAATCCCTGCCCGGCGCGTTGCCCGTGGGCCAAAATTCGCCGCAGAAGCCACCCTATGGCCTGTATGCCGAACAATTGACGGGCGCGCCCTTTACCGCGCCGCGCGCGACGAACAAGCGCAGCTGGCTGTACCGCATCCTGCCCTCTGTCTGTCACAAACCGTATGAGGCATATAAACACCCGACTTTGTTCAGCACCCCGTTCAACGGCACCGACACACCGTCCAGCCAGCTGCGATGGGACCCGCACCCGATCCCGGCCAAGGGTGTGGATTGGGTCGACAGCCTGTTCACCGTTGCGGGCAATGGTGATGCGGATGCGTGGGCGGGTTTGGCCGTTCATTTGTATGCGTGCAACGCGGCCATGCACAATCGCTTCTTCTATAACGCCGATGGTGAAATGTTGATCGTGCCGCAACAGGGTACGCTGCGTCTGAAAACCGAAATGGGCATTATCGACTGCGCCCCCGGTGAAATTGCTGTGATCCCGCGCGGCATTAAATTCGCGGTCGACCTGCCCACCGGCGCGGCGCGCGGTTATGTGTGCGAAAACTATGGTCAACCGTTCCAATTGCCGGACCTCGGCCCGATTGGCGCCAATGGCCTGGCCAACCCGCGCGATTTCCTGACACCCACCGCGTGGTACGAGGATAAAGAAGGCGACTACGAAGTCATCGCCAAATTCTGCGGCAAGACATGGCGCGCCGATTACACTCACTCGGTCCTGAACGTCGTGGCATGGCATGGTAATTACGCCCCGTATAAATATGATTTGAAAAATTTCAACACCATCAATTCGGTGTCGTTCGACCATCCGGACCCGTCCATCTTCACCGTATTGACGTCCCCATCCCATCCGGCAGGGACAGCAAATGTTGATTTCGTCATTTTCCCACCGCGCTGGATGGTGGCCGAAAACACGTTCCGCCCGCCGTATTTCCATCGCAATTTGATGAGCGAATTTATGGGCCTGATCTTCGGCGTTTATGACGGCAAAGAATCCGAAGAAGGCGGCGAATTCGCCCCCGGCGGTTGCTCCCTGCACAATTGCATGTGCGGCCATGGGCCGGATGCCGATGTGGTGGAAAAGGCCAGCAACGCCACCCTGAACCCCGTCAAGCTGGATGGCACATTGGCCTTTATGTTCGAAAGCAAATACACCATGCGCCCAACCGAACAGGCCCTGAAATCCAAAACCCTGCAAAAAGAATATTACAAAGCCTGGGCCACCATTCCGAAACTCTTCACCGGTTCGAAATAA
- the gcvPB gene encoding aminomethyl-transferring glycine dehydrogenase subunit GcvPB yields MTKELNGGSRGLHYEESLLWEKERSDHSGVDFPDVKNFKNRTGQAERGDIGLPQVSEPQAVRHFVRLSTLNYSIDSGFFPLGSCTMKHNPRLNERMARLPGFAHVHPLQPQQTIQGALRVMHDLQHWLATLTGLPGVCLSPAAGAHGELAGVMTIRRAHEQKGNAHKTVMLIPDSAHGTNPATAAMCGYTIRVIPTKDTGRMSVEAFKEALGDGHDVAGMMVTNPNTCGLFEREIVEIADLLHKAGGYFYCDGANFNALVGRVRPADFGVDVMHINLHKTFSTPHGGGGPGSGPICVTDELAPYMPVPTVVKQGETYVLETEDMRPTTLGRLKGFHGQFGMHVRALAYMMSHGGDGLRQVSDDAVLNANYILSQLKDVYNVPFDGPCMHECLLTEKIQKEKGVSTLDIAKALVEYGFHPMTVYFPLVVQGAMLIEPTETESKDSLDRFIGVMRHIADMVETGQGDELHEYPRSTPRRRLDEVKAARFPKLRWTKE; encoded by the coding sequence ATGACAAAAGAATTGAACGGCGGATCGCGCGGATTGCATTACGAAGAGAGCCTGCTCTGGGAAAAAGAGCGGAGCGATCATTCCGGTGTTGATTTCCCGGACGTAAAAAACTTCAAAAACCGTACCGGTCAGGCGGAACGCGGTGATATTGGTTTGCCGCAAGTGTCCGAGCCACAGGCGGTGCGCCATTTCGTGCGCCTGTCCACGCTGAACTACTCGATCGACAGCGGGTTCTTCCCGTTGGGGTCCTGCACGATGAAGCATAACCCGCGCTTGAATGAACGCATGGCGCGTTTGCCCGGTTTTGCGCATGTCCACCCGTTACAGCCGCAACAAACCATTCAGGGCGCGTTGCGTGTGATGCATGATTTACAGCACTGGCTGGCGACGCTGACCGGATTGCCGGGCGTATGCCTGTCCCCGGCGGCGGGTGCGCATGGCGAACTGGCGGGGGTCATGACCATCCGTCGCGCGCATGAACAAAAGGGAAATGCCCATAAAACCGTCATGCTGATCCCGGATTCCGCGCACGGCACGAACCCGGCGACGGCGGCGATGTGCGGCTATACGATCCGCGTTATTCCGACGAAGGACACCGGCCGCATGAGCGTCGAGGCGTTTAAAGAAGCGCTTGGCGATGGCCATGATGTGGCCGGGATGATGGTGACCAACCCGAATACGTGCGGGCTGTTTGAACGTGAAATTGTTGAAATTGCCGATTTGCTGCACAAGGCGGGCGGGTATTTCTATTGCGATGGGGCGAACTTTAACGCGCTGGTCGGGCGCGTGCGTCCGGCGGATTTCGGCGTTGATGTGATGCATATCAATTTGCACAAAACCTTCTCCACCCCGCATGGCGGCGGTGGGCCGGGGTCGGGTCCGATTTGCGTGACCGATGAATTAGCCCCGTATATGCCCGTGCCGACCGTGGTGAAGCAGGGCGAAACATACGTGCTGGAAACTGAAGACATGCGCCCGACCACGCTGGGCCGCTTGAAGGGCTTCCATGGGCAGTTCGGTATGCATGTGCGGGCGTTGGCCTATATGATGTCGCACGGCGGTGATGGTTTGCGTCAGGTGTCGGACGATGCTGTTTTGAACGCAAACTATATCCTCAGCCAGTTGAAGGACGTTTATAACGTGCCGTTCGACGGGCCTTGCATGCATGAATGCCTGCTGACCGAAAAAATCCAGAAGGAAAAAGGCGTATCTACGCTGGATATTGCCAAGGCTCTGGTCGAATACGGGTTCCACCCGATGACCGTGTATTTCCCGTTGGTGGTACAGGGCGCGATGTTGATCGAACCGACCGAAACGGAAAGCAAGGACAGCCTGGATCGCTTTATCGGCGTTATGCGCCATATCGCCGATATGGTTGAAACCGGGCAGGGCGATGAATTGCACGAATATCCGCGCAGCACCCCGCGTCGTCGATTGGACGAGGTCAAAGCGGCCCGGTTCCCGAAATTGCGCTGGACCAAAGAATAA
- a CDS encoding cold-shock protein, producing the protein MATGTVKWFNTTKGFGFIQPDQGGADVFVHISAVQQAGWSTLNEGQKVSYELVTSRGKTAAADLRDAA; encoded by the coding sequence ATGGCTACAGGTACCGTTAAATGGTTCAACACCACCAAAGGCTTCGGCTTCATTCAACCTGACCAAGGCGGCGCGGACGTTTTCGTTCACATCTCCGCTGTTCAACAGGCTGGCTGGTCCACCCTGAACGAAGGTCAAAAAGTAAGCTATGAGCTGGTGACAAGCCGCGGTAAAACCGCAGCCGCTGACCTGCGCGACGCAGCCTAA
- a CDS encoding sodium:solute symporter family protein, producing the protein MLIGFVFFYMLVSICIGLYAARRVHSSSDYVLAGRSLPVYITIATVFATWFGSETVLGIPATFIEEGIGGVVSDPFGAALCLILVGLIFAGPLYRMKLLTIGDFYKRTYGRSVELLVSICICISYLGWVAAQIMALGLVFNLLTHGGITQEWGMVLGLGIVLIYTIFGGMWSVAMTDFLQMIMIVVGLFIISFFISNMAGGVDVVVTAAVDAGKFDNFWPEMTLPGILAFLAAWMTMGFGSIPQQDVFQRVMSAKSEKAAIGGTVTGGVLYLLFAFIPIYLAYSAFVIQPEIVALQLEQDSQIILPSLILEHTPIWVQVMFFGAVLSAIMSTASGTLLAPSVTFAENIARGFLKNMDDRHFLTLIRSSVVGFAGIVLVIALNSELSIFEMVENAYKVTLAGAIVPLFAGIYWKRANTPGAMAAIILGIGTWIIMEFISPEGEGVCPPQLAGFVASSIGMIVGSLVTKQSARPAEAV; encoded by the coding sequence GTGCTGATCGGATTTGTTTTCTTTTACATGCTGGTGTCCATTTGCATTGGTTTGTATGCGGCCCGCCGGGTGCATTCATCCAGTGACTATGTTCTGGCCGGACGGTCTTTGCCTGTTTACATCACCATTGCCACCGTGTTTGCGACGTGGTTCGGATCGGAAACGGTTCTGGGCATCCCTGCGACGTTTATTGAGGAAGGGATTGGCGGCGTTGTGTCCGACCCGTTCGGGGCGGCGTTGTGCCTGATTTTGGTCGGTTTGATTTTCGCCGGGCCGCTGTACCGCATGAAACTGCTGACCATTGGTGATTTTTATAAGCGGACCTATGGCCGGTCTGTGGAATTGCTGGTGTCGATTTGTATCTGTATCAGCTATCTCGGCTGGGTCGCGGCGCAGATTATGGCGTTGGGTCTGGTGTTCAACCTGTTGACCCATGGTGGTATTACCCAGGAATGGGGCATGGTTCTGGGGCTGGGGATCGTTCTGATCTACACGATTTTCGGTGGTATGTGGTCCGTGGCCATGACCGACTTCCTGCAGATGATCATGATTGTCGTGGGCTTGTTTATCATTTCCTTCTTCATCAGCAATATGGCCGGTGGGGTTGATGTGGTTGTCACCGCGGCCGTTGATGCCGGGAAATTTGACAATTTCTGGCCGGAAATGACATTGCCGGGCATTCTGGCGTTCCTTGCCGCGTGGATGACCATGGGGTTTGGGTCCATCCCGCAACAGGACGTGTTCCAGCGCGTGATGTCGGCAAAAAGCGAGAAGGCGGCCATTGGCGGTACGGTGACCGGTGGTGTGCTGTACCTGCTGTTTGCGTTTATTCCGATCTATCTGGCTTATTCCGCCTTTGTGATCCAGCCTGAGATCGTGGCCCTGCAACTGGAACAGGATAGCCAGATCATTCTGCCGTCCCTGATTTTGGAACATACGCCGATCTGGGTTCAGGTCATGTTCTTTGGCGCGGTGTTGTCGGCGATTATGTCGACGGCGTCGGGAACATTGCTGGCCCCGTCGGTGACCTTTGCGGAAAACATTGCGCGGGGGTTTCTGAAAAACATGGATGACCGCCATTTCCTGACCCTGATCCGGAGCAGTGTTGTGGGGTTTGCGGGGATCGTTCTGGTCATCGCGTTAAACAGCGAATTGTCCATTTTCGAGATGGTTGAAAATGCGTACAAAGTCACGCTGGCCGGGGCCATTGTGCCCTTGTTTGCCGGTATTTACTGGAAACGCGCGAATACGCCGGGGGCCATGGCGGCCATCATTCTGGGGATTGGCACATGGATTATCATGGAGTTCATTTCGCCCGAGGGTGAGGGCGTTTGTCCGCCGCAATTGGCCGGTTTCGTGGCATCCTCAATCGGTATGATTGTCGGCAGTCTGGTCACCAAACAATCGGCCCGTCCCGCCGAAGCGGTTTAA
- the gcvPA gene encoding aminomethyl-transferring glycine dehydrogenase subunit GcvPA translates to MRYLPQTQNARKAMLDAIGVASVDDLFVDVPAKARMKGAVDLPPHMGELAVERALSAYANQNRAAGAGPFFLGAGCYYHHVPASVDYIIQRSEFLTAYTPYQPEIAQGTLTAIFEFQTFIAQLTGQDIANASMYDGATSCTEAALMAMRLTGRGRVIVGNDLHPHYWDVLKSGVRGCEQKTFKTITDDESDVACIIVQCPDFLGQPVQYADWRALCDRLGAKLVVVINEIVSLGLLPAPSMADIVCGEAQSIGLAMGFGGPHLGFFACRTEYVRQMPGRLVGETVDADGKRAFVLTLNTREQHIRREKATSNICTNQGLCALAFTVHMGLLGEGGFKQLARINHERAGMLADALAKVPGVKVVNETFFNEFVVELSKPSAGVVDQLAAKGIIAGLALDGNRLLVAATEMTEASDIDAFCNALAEVLK, encoded by the coding sequence ATGCGCTATCTGCCCCAGACACAAAATGCCCGTAAAGCCATGCTGGATGCCATTGGCGTCGCAAGCGTGGATGATCTGTTCGTTGACGTTCCGGCGAAGGCGCGGATGAAGGGGGCGGTTGATCTACCCCCGCATATGGGTGAGTTGGCGGTGGAGCGTGCCTTGTCCGCTTACGCGAACCAGAACCGTGCGGCGGGTGCGGGGCCGTTCTTCCTCGGGGCTGGGTGTTATTACCACCATGTTCCGGCCAGTGTGGATTATATTATCCAACGCTCGGAATTTCTGACCGCCTATACGCCGTACCAGCCGGAAATCGCGCAAGGCACATTGACCGCGATTTTTGAATTTCAAACCTTTATCGCGCAATTGACCGGACAGGATATTGCCAACGCATCCATGTATGACGGCGCGACATCCTGTACCGAGGCCGCATTGATGGCGATGCGCCTGACCGGGCGGGGCCGCGTGATCGTGGGCAATGACCTGCATCCGCATTATTGGGATGTGCTGAAATCCGGTGTGCGGGGTTGCGAACAAAAAACGTTTAAGACCATTACGGATGATGAGTCCGATGTGGCCTGTATCATCGTGCAGTGCCCGGATTTCCTGGGCCAGCCGGTGCAATATGCGGATTGGCGCGCGCTGTGTGATCGTCTAGGCGCGAAACTGGTTGTTGTGATTAACGAAATCGTATCGCTGGGCCTTCTGCCCGCGCCGAGCATGGCGGATATTGTTTGTGGCGAAGCGCAGTCCATCGGTCTGGCCATGGGCTTTGGTGGACCGCATTTGGGCTTCTTTGCTTGCCGCACCGAATATGTCCGCCAAATGCCGGGCCGCTTGGTCGGGGAAACGGTGGACGCGGATGGAAAACGCGCCTTCGTCCTGACCCTGAACACGCGGGAACAACATATCCGCCGGGAAAAGGCGACGTCGAACATCTGCACGAACCAGGGGCTGTGCGCGCTGGCGTTCACCGTTCATATGGGGTTGCTGGGCGAGGGCGGGTTCAAGCAACTGGCCCGCATCAACCATGAACGCGCCGGGATGCTGGCCGATGCGCTGGCGAAAGTGCCGGGCGTGAAAGTGGTGAATGAGACGTTCTTCAACGAATTTGTTGTTGAATTGTCGAAGCCATCTGCGGGCGTCGTCGACCAATTGGCGGCCAAGGGCATTATTGCGGGGCTGGCGCTGGATGGGAACCGTTTGCTGGTCGCCGCAACGGAAATGACCGAAGCATCCGACATTGATGCGTTCTGTAACGCTTTGGCTGAGGTGTTGAAATGA
- the gcvT gene encoding glycine cleavage system aminomethyltransferase GcvT, which produces MKTTPLHAAHIALGAKMGEFAGYDMPLYYGEGVIKEHEWTRTHAGLFDVSHMGQMFVTGAGATAFWEHVTPSSFANIPGGRAKYSVLTNERGGTVDDLIVTRMGPDKFFAVVNAGCKDKDFPWLQSHLPSNAQMDIITDRALIALQGPDSERVIRDVLGFDASLMPYMWMAEHNDLLISRLGYTGEDGFEISIPERNAEKVWNAFMAHEAVKPVGLAARDSLRLEMGYPLYGHELDEDISAVEAGLNWIIAKDHTDYIGAEVIRAHLANGTEHVRVGVRLTDKGVAREGAEIRNEADEVIGMLSSGGYSPSTQASIGMGYIQAEYAETGHKIFVNVRGRNIAAEVCALPFVSAKTKSMKKKEAA; this is translated from the coding sequence ATGAAAACCACACCGCTACACGCCGCCCATATTGCCCTGGGCGCGAAAATGGGCGAATTCGCCGGATATGATATGCCGCTTTACTACGGTGAAGGGGTGATCAAGGAACATGAATGGACGCGCACGCATGCGGGTTTGTTCGATGTGTCGCATATGGGCCAGATGTTTGTGACCGGTGCGGGCGCAACCGCATTTTGGGAACATGTGACGCCGTCATCATTCGCCAATATTCCCGGCGGGCGCGCGAAATATTCCGTCCTGACCAACGAACGCGGCGGCACGGTCGATGATTTGATCGTGACCCGCATGGGACCGGACAAATTCTTCGCCGTCGTGAATGCCGGATGCAAGGACAAGGATTTCCCGTGGCTGCAATCGCACCTGCCGTCGAATGCGCAGATGGACATTATTACGGACCGCGCCTTGATTGCGCTGCAGGGGCCAGATTCCGAACGCGTGATCCGCGATGTGCTGGGGTTTGATGCGTCATTGATGCCGTATATGTGGATGGCGGAGCATAATGACCTGCTGATCAGCCGTCTGGGCTACACGGGCGAAGATGGCTTTGAAATCAGCATCCCCGAACGCAATGCCGAAAAGGTGTGGAACGCGTTTATGGCGCATGAAGCGGTGAAGCCCGTTGGATTGGCCGCGCGGGATTCCCTGCGCCTTGAAATGGGCTACCCATTATACGGGCATGAATTGGACGAAGATATCAGCGCCGTGGAAGCGGGCCTGAACTGGATCATCGCCAAGGATCATACCGATTATATCGGGGCGGAGGTCATTCGCGCGCATCTGGCCAATGGCACGGAGCATGTGCGCGTGGGCGTACGCCTGACCGACAAGGGCGTGGCCCGCGAAGGGGCCGAAATCCGTAACGAGGCGGATGAGGTGATTGGGATGTTGAGCAGCGGTGGATATTCCCCCAGCACGCAGGCCTCCATCGGCATGGGGTATATTCAGGCCGAATATGCCGAAACTGGCCATAAAATTTTCGTCAATGTCCGTGGACGCAATATTGCGGCAGAGGTTTGCGCTCTGCCGTTCGTGTCCGCAAAAACAAAATCCATGAAAAAGAAGGAAGCAGCGTGA